A single genomic interval of Antarcticibacterium arcticum harbors:
- a CDS encoding chalcone isomerase family protein encodes MKNFLFLFLSLTFIAVAPAQTKAGGATLPNNVNFEGEALVLNGVGVREKFWMDMYAGALYLDSKSSNAKAIIAENESMAIKLHMVSKMITSDRMIDAINEGFENSTNGNTASLKNEIERFKGFFKEEIKINDVFDLVYFPSKGVVVYKNGKELGRIKGMAFKKALFGIWLSDNPADKKLKNGMLGK; translated from the coding sequence ATGAAAAATTTCTTATTCCTTTTTCTTAGTCTTACTTTCATTGCAGTTGCTCCAGCCCAAACAAAAGCCGGTGGTGCAACCTTGCCTAACAATGTTAATTTTGAGGGAGAGGCTCTGGTACTAAATGGAGTAGGTGTTAGAGAAAAGTTTTGGATGGATATGTACGCTGGTGCTCTTTATCTTGATTCCAAATCGAGCAATGCCAAGGCCATTATTGCCGAAAATGAGTCTATGGCAATTAAATTGCATATGGTATCTAAAATGATTACCAGTGATAGAATGATAGATGCAATTAATGAAGGTTTTGAGAATTCTACAAATGGTAATACAGCATCTTTAAAGAACGAAATTGAAAGGTTTAAAGGATTTTTTAAGGAAGAAATTAAAATAAATGATGTCTTTGATCTGGTTTACTTTCCTTCCAAAGGAGTAGTAGTATATAAAAACGGGAAGGAATTGGGAAGAATCAAAGGAATGGCTTTTAAAAAGGCTTTATTCGGGATCTGGTTATCTGATAACCCGGCCGATAAAAAACTTAAGAACGGAATGTTAGGGAAGTAA
- a CDS encoding DUF2147 domain-containing protein — protein MKKMKNIFLLLFILGGVNLQAQSIFGKWHTINEETGKPNSIIEIYEEDGAAHGKVVRIIKEEDRDQLCNNCDGELKDQPIEGLELMKGFEKSGNEYVNGLITDPKTGKQYKSKIWIDETNPDRLKVRGYIAFFYKTQTWHRAQ, from the coding sequence ATGAAGAAGATGAAGAATATATTTTTATTACTATTTATTCTGGGTGGTGTCAATCTCCAGGCTCAGTCTATATTTGGTAAGTGGCATACCATTAATGAAGAGACGGGAAAACCAAATTCCATAATAGAGATTTATGAAGAAGATGGTGCAGCGCATGGAAAGGTAGTGAGAATAATAAAAGAAGAGGATAGGGACCAGTTATGTAATAACTGTGATGGCGAGCTAAAGGATCAACCTATTGAAGGCCTGGAATTGATGAAAGGGTTTGAAAAGAGCGGGAATGAATATGTAAACGGTTTGATTACAGATCCAAAAACCGGGAAGCAATATAAATCCAAGATCTGGATTGATGAAACAAATCCCGACAGACTTAAAGTAAGGGGGTATATCGCCTTTTTCTATAAGACCCAAACCTGGCACCGCGCTCAGTAA